The segment CAGGATCGCTTCTTTGGCCTCGTCGCGTGAGTACGACGTCAGCGACCCGGTGACCACGATCGACAGCCCCTCGAGATTGCGCTCGATCGAGGCATCACGCTCGTCTTCCATCCGCACGCCCGCGGCCCGCCACTTGTCGACGATGGCGCGGTGCCAGTCGACCTCGAACCACTCGGAGACTGCGGCCGCGATGGTGCCGCCCACCCCATCGACCGCCGAGAGTTCCTCGACCGACGCCGCTCGGATCCGCTCGAGGCTGCCGAACTCCCCTGCCAACGCGCGGGCAGCCGACGGCCCCACGTGCCGAATCGACAGACTGACCAGCACCCGCCACAGCGGCTGGTTCCGTGCGGTGGCCAGGTTGTCGAGCAACTTTCGACCGGTGGCAGACAACGCCCCGGACTTGGTGCGAAAGATCGCCGTCTTCATCAGGTCGTCCTCGGTGAGCGAGAACAGATCACCTTCGTCCTCGATGGCCCCGGTGGCCAACAGGTCGGATGCGGCCTCGTAGCCGAGGCCCTCGATGTCGAATCGCTGCCTCTCTGCCACGAAGAACACCCGCTCGCGACGTTGTGCCGGGCAGAACTGCGAGTTGGGGCAGCGCAGGTCGGCGTCACCCTCCTTGGCCGGGGCGAGAGGCGTCGAGCACTCCGGGCACTCGGTGGGCATGACGAACTCGGTCTCGTCTCCGGTCCTGGCGTCGACGACGGGCCCGAGAACCTCCGGAATGACCTCTCCCGCTTTGCGAATGGTCACGGTGTCACCGATCAGAACGCCCTTGCGCTTGACCTCCGAGCCGTTGTGCAGCGTCGCCAGCGACACCGTGGAGCCGGCCACGAGAACCGGCGTCATGTACGCGAACGGCGTGACTCTGCCGGTCCGGCCCACGCTGACGCGGATGTCGAGCAGCGTCGTGGTTACTTCCTCGGGTGGGTACTTGTACGCGATGGCCCACCGCGGCGCGCGAGACGTCGTTCCCAGTCGACGATGCAGCGACATGTCGTCGATCTTGACGACCAGACCGTCGATCTCGTGTTCGACGTCGTGTCGGTGCTGGTCCCAGTAGACGACTTTCTCGATGACGGCGTCGACGCCCTGCACACGGGTCGTGTGGCTGGAAATGGGCAGACCCCAGGCGCGCAGCGCCTCGTAGGCGTGCCACTGCGACTCGGGGGTGAAACCCACCATGCGACCGAAGCCGTGGCAGATCATTCCCAGACGCCGCTTGGAGGTGACCGCCGGATTCTTCTGTCGCAGCGACCCCGCCGCCGAATTCCGCGGATTCGCGAACGGGGGCTTGCCCTCCGCCACGAGTGAGGCGTTGAGCGCCTGGAAGTCCTCCAACCGGAAGAAGACCTCGCCGCGCACTTCCAACAACTCCGGCACGGGGTACTGCTCGCTACCCGTCAGAGTGTCCGGGATGTCGTCGATCGTGCGTGCGTTGAGCGTCACGTCCTCACCGGTACGTCCGTCACCTCGGGTGGCACCGCGCACGAGGGTGCCGTTCTCGTACACCAGATTCAGTGCAACGCCGTCGATCTTGACCTCGCAGAGGTATTCCAGATCCGGCCCTGCTTCGGTCTCGACCCGTTTGGCCCAGGCCCGAAGCTCGTCGTGGTCGAACACGTTGTCCAGGCTCAACATTCGTTCCAGGTGGTCCACGGCGGTGAATTCCGTCGCGAAACCGCCCCCGACGAGTTGTGTCGGTGAATCCGCCGTGCGCAGATCCGGGTGCACCTCCTCCAGCTCGTTCAGCTCACGCAG is part of the Rhodococcus sp. SBT000017 genome and harbors:
- the ligA gene encoding NAD-dependent DNA ligase LigA is translated as MPESTEPPAGNDETAGTVGVELDAASSADRERWQKLAEEVRAHQFRYYVRDAPLVSDAEFDALLRELNELEEVHPDLRTADSPTQLVGGGFATEFTAVDHLERMLSLDNVFDHDELRAWAKRVETEAGPDLEYLCEVKIDGVALNLVYENGTLVRGATRGDGRTGEDVTLNARTIDDIPDTLTGSEQYPVPELLEVRGEVFFRLEDFQALNASLVAEGKPPFANPRNSAAGSLRQKNPAVTSKRRLGMICHGFGRMVGFTPESQWHAYEALRAWGLPISSHTTRVQGVDAVIEKVVYWDQHRHDVEHEIDGLVVKIDDMSLHRRLGTTSRAPRWAIAYKYPPEEVTTTLLDIRVSVGRTGRVTPFAYMTPVLVAGSTVSLATLHNGSEVKRKGVLIGDTVTIRKAGEVIPEVLGPVVDARTGDETEFVMPTECPECSTPLAPAKEGDADLRCPNSQFCPAQRRERVFFVAERQRFDIEGLGYEAASDLLATGAIEDEGDLFSLTEDDLMKTAIFRTKSGALSATGRKLLDNLATARNQPLWRVLVSLSIRHVGPSAARALAGEFGSLERIRAASVEELSAVDGVGGTIAAAVSEWFEVDWHRAIVDKWRAAGVRMEDERDASIERNLEGLSIVVTGSLTSYSRDEAKEAILLRGGKAAGSVSKKTAFVVVGEAPGSKHDKAIELGVPVLDEAGFTLLLTEGPDAVAPTEAESGSTE